The region GTCGATAGCCATCTGCTTGCCGGGCATGGCGTCCAGGGTGAAACGGGCTGACACTTCGGCGATCCGCCCCGAACCCTTGGTGATGACCATGAAGTTCACCAGCACCAGGATCATGAAGACGATGACCCCGATGATGAAGTTGCCGCTCATCATCAGGTTGCCGAAGGCTTCGATGATGTGACCGGCGCCGTGGGCGCCTTCGTGACCATGGCTGAGGATCAGGCGCGTCGAGGCGATGTTCAGGCCCAGCCGGAACAGGGTCGCCACCAGCAGCACGGTCGGGAAGGAGCTGAATTCCAGCGGCCGCTTGATCAGCAGCGCGGTCATCAGGATCAGGACCGAACTGGTCACCGACAGGGATAGAAGCAGGTCCAGCAGTATCGGCGGGACCGGCAGGATCAGCAGGACGATGATCGCGGCGATGCCGACGGCCAGCCCGACCTCGCCGCGCACCAGCCAGCCGATGATGTCGCGCGGCTTGAAGGCGTTCGGGTTTGCGTTGAGGCCGATGTCGGTCATGAACTGCTCACACGCTCAGATTCCCAGGTCCCGCCCAAGCAAAAAGCGAGGGCGGGAAGGGATCAGGCCGCGTTTCCGACGCCCGCCTGGGGCGCCGGCACCTCGACGCCCGCTTCGGAATATTCCTTCAGCTTGTTGCGCAGGGTGCGGATGGAGATGCCGAGGATGTTGGCGGCGTGCGTGCGGTTGCCCAGGCAGTGCTGCAGGGTGTCGAGGATCAGCTGCTGCTCGACCTCCGAAACCGTCTGGCCCACGAAGGAGCGCTGGACCGCCTCGGCGGCGATGGAGGCGGTGCGGGCGACGCCGCTATCGCCAGCGCCGGCGCCGGCGGACATGGGCTGGCCGTCCGGCAGGCGGATGGCGAATTCACCGATCTCGTCGCCGGTCGCCAGCAGCACCGCGCGGTGCATGGCGTTCTCCAGCTCGCGCACGTTGCCCGGCCAGCGGTGGCCGGTCAGGCGGCGCTTGGCTTCGGCCGACAGCGGGCGCTCGGGCATGCCGTTGGCGGCGGCGTACTTCTTCACGAAGTGATCGCACAGGGCCAGGATGTCGCCCGGTCGCTCGCGCAGGGCGGGCAGGCGCAGGTTCACGACGTTCAGGCGGTACAGAAGGTCTTCGCGGAAGGTCCCGTCCTTTACGGCCTGGGCCAGGTCGCGGTTGGACGTAGCCAGGATGCGGATGTCCACCTTCACCGGCTTGGAGCCACCGACGCGGTCGATCTCGCGTTCCTGGATGGCGCGCAGCAGCTTGGCCTGCAGGCGCGCGTCCATCTCGCTGATTTCGTCCAGCAGCAGGGTGCCGCCGTCGGCTTCCTCGAACTTGCCGATGCGGCGGGCCAGAGCGCCGGTGAAGGCGCCCTTCTCGTGGCCGAACAGCTCGCTTTCCAGCAGATTCTCGGGGATGGCGGCGCAGTTGACGCTGATGAAGGGCTTCTGGGCGCGACGCGATTTGGTGTGGACGTAGCGGGCCATCACCTCCTTGCCCGAGCCGCTTTCGCCGGTGATCAGGATCGAGGCGTCGGACGGCGCCACCTGATCGCACAGGGCGATGACTTCGCGCATGGACGGGTCGGCGGCGATCATCGGCCGCTCATCGTCGCTGACGGCGGCCAGGACCGCGGCGATCAGCTCGGCTTCAGGCGGGAGCGGGATGAACTCCTTGGCCCCGGCGCGGATGGCTTCGGCGGCCCGGCGCGGATCGGCGCCGACCCCGCAGGCCACCACGGGCACCCGGATGCGCTCGGCTTCGTTGGCGGCGATCAGGCCCGCGATGTCGAGCTCGTAATCGACCATCAGCAGGTCCGCGCCCTGGCCCGATCGCAGGGCCTGGGTGCAGGCGGCCGTGGTCTCCACGTGAGAGACCTTGGCCCCTTCGTTCATCGCCATCTTCACGGCGAGGGAGAGCTGCCCGTTCAGTCGTCCGACCACCAGAAGCCGCATGTTCCTATCTCCTCTTCGACAGCGCGCCCCCTAGGCGTTGCTGTCGCCGTCCTTGATGATTTCGGTCATGGTCACGCCCAGGCGTTCGTCGACGACGACGACCTCGCCGCGGGCCACCAGGCGGTTGTTCACATAGATGTCGATGGCCTCGCCGACCTTGCGGTCCAGCTCCAGCACGCTGCCCTGATTGAGCTTGAGCAACTGCGCCACCGACATGTGGGCCTTGCCCAGCACGGCCGAGATGCTGACCGGCACGTCGAAGACCGGCGCCAGATCGGACGCGATCTTGTCGTCGTACTCGATGGGCATGTCGGTCGCGAGGGTCTCCTCGGGGCCGAATTCGTCGAGCGTGAGGTTCGGTTCATCGACCATGGGATCAGCCTTCCGAGTGGGCGGCGGTCAAGGGTTCGGCGTGAAGACCCTCGGCCGCGAGAGCGGCGTTGAGAGCTTCGGCGATACGGGCGGCGGTGGCGGGCGGATCGAACGAGGCGCGGCCGTCGGCCCAGTCCAGCATGAAGGCGGCGCGCGGCAGGTTGGGGTCGGCCTTGGCCAGGATCTGGCCCGAGAAGCCAGCGGCCTGAGCCGCGTTCTCCAGGGCGGCTGTCATCCGCTCCAGCAGTTCTTCCGGCACGCGCAGGATCAGGCGGGGCTGCTGCTCCAACTCCCGGGCCAGGGAATCGTAGGCGGCGGCCAGAGCCGCCTCCGGGAACATCTCGAGCGCGGCGTCGGCGATCTTGCGGCCACAGGCCAGGGCCAGGGCGGCCGAGCCGGCGCGGTGGTCGTGCGCCACCTGGGTCAGGGTCGCCAGGGCCGCGCGGGCGGCGTCGGCGGCGCCGCGCAGGGCGATGGCGGCGGCCTCCTCCGCCCGGGCCACGGCCGAGCGTTCGCCTTCCGCGAAGGCGGCGGCGCGGATCTCGGCCACTTCTTCCTCGGTATAGAGCTTGGGCTTGGGCGGCGAGTAGGCGACCGCGCCGACGCTGTCGAAGACCGTGTCGAAGGCGAATTTGCGATGGACGGGCTGAGGGCTGGTCATGTCAGTAGATCAGCTCGTCTTCGCCGCCCTGGCCGGCCAGCATGATCTCGCCCTTGGCGGCGAGGTCCTTGGCGACCTGGACCATGGCGACCTGCGCCTGGTCCACGTCGCGCAGGCGGACGGGGCCCATGGTCTCCATGTCTTCGCGCATGATCTTGGCGGCGCGTTCCGACATGTTTGAGAAGAACATCTCGCGCAGGCCGTCCGAAGCGCCCTTGAGGGCCAGGGCCAGCTGGTCCTTGTCCACCGCGCGCAACAGGGTCTGGACGCCGCCGGGATCGAGCTTGCTCAGGTCCTCGAAGACGAACATCAGGGCGCGGATGCGCTCGGCGCTGTCGCGGTTGCGCTCTTCCAAGGCGGCGATGAAGCGCGCCTCGGTCTGGCGGTCGAAGTTGTTGAAGATCTCGGCCATCATCTCGTGGCTGTCGCGCTTGGACGTGCGCGCCAGGTTCGACATGAATTCGGTGCGAAGAGTCTGCTCGATCTTGTCGAGGATCTCACGCTGGACGGGCTCCATCCGCAGCATGCGGGTGACGCATTCCAGGGCGAAGTCTTCCGGCAGCGAGGCCAGGACGCGGGCGGCGTGATCGCTTTTGACCTTGGACAGCACCACGGCCACGGTCTGCGGGTATTCGTTCTTCAGGTAGTTGGCCAGAACGCCTTCGTTCACGTTGCCCAGCTTGTCCCACATGGTTCGACCCGCGGGACCGCGGATTTCCTCCATCAGGGCCTCGACCTTCTCCACGGGCATAAAGGAGGACAGCAGGCGCTGGGTCTGTTCGTAGGAGCCCATGATCGCGCCGGTCGAGCTCATGCCCGATACGAATTCGACCAGCAGCTCTTCGACCACGGAGGCCGAGACGGTGCCCAGGGTCGCCATGGCCTGGGAGACTTCCTTGATCTCCTCGTCGTCCAGGGCTTCCCAGATGGCCGTGTGCTCTTCGCCCAGGGCCAGTAGAACGATGGCGGCCTTTTCCGGGCCAGCCAGCTTCTTGATGTCGTCGATCGCCTTGAGCTTGGCCATCAGGTCGTCTCGTGCAGCCAGCTACGGAGGATCGCGACGGACTCTTCCGGGTGCTTCTCGACGAATTCGGAGACGCGCTTGATGGACGAAGCCTTCACCTGGCCTTCGATCTTGGCGATGTCGATGCGCTGGTCGAAGTCCGATTGCGGCGCCGGCAGGGCCAGGGAGTCGTCCTCGGCCGGGACCTGAACCATCTGGGTTCCGCCGTCGGGCAGGGTGACCAGGCGGGTGACCATGGGCGTGGAGCCGTCGGCGGCGATGGCGGCCAGTTGCTGAGCCGGCGACAAGGTCTTGGGCTTCATCATCGGGCGGATCACGAAGAAGATGATCAGCGCGGCGACCAGGGCCAGCACGCCAAGTTCGACGGCCCGCATGATGTCGTTCTTGTCGAAGCCGGCCAGGGGCGTAGCGGCGCTGACGCCTTCGCCGGGGTCACGAGCGAAGCGGACGTTGACGACGTTCATCTGGTCGCCGCGGGTCTGATCGTAGCCTACGGCGGCGCGGACCAGTTCCTGGATGCGCTGCATCTCCTCGGCGCTGCGCGGGGTATAGGCGCCCGGCTCGCCGTTGGGGCCGGCCGGTGCGGTGACGCCATCAACGGCCACGGCCACCGAGATCTTGCGCAGCTGGCCGGGTTCGATCACCTCGGTGCGGAGGGTCTTGGAGATTTCGTAGTTGGTGACACTGTCGCCGCTGCGCGAATTGGAGCCCAGGGCCTGGAAGCCATTGGCGGCGGGGGCGCCGGGGATGTTGGCGGCGGCGGTCGCGCCGACGGTCTCGTCCTCGCGGCGCTCTTCGGCGGTCTGTTCGTTGGTGCTTTCCGAGCGGATGACCTGGCCTTCGGGGTCGAAGCGCTCTTCCTGCAGGGTGACACGGTTCAGGTTCAGGTCGGCGGAGACGTTGACGCGGACCTTGCCCTCGCCGACCACGCCCTCGACCATCTCCTTGACCGTCTTGGCGATGCGGGCCTCGACCTCGGACTTGCGATCGTCGGCGAGCTTGCCGCCCAGGCCGCCGTCGCCGCCCTCGGACAGGGTTTTGCCGTGCTGATCGATGACGGTGACCGCGTCGGCCTGCAGGTTCGGGACCGCGCCGGCCACCAGATTCTGCACCGCGCGCACCATGTCGGCGGACGGGCCGCGCGCGCCGACGCCGATGGTGACGGCGGCCGACGGCTTTTCGGCGTCTTCCTCGAACAGCTGGCGCTTGGGCAGGTTCAGGTGGACGCGGACGGAGCTGACGCCGTCCAGGGCGCGGATCGTGCGAGCCAGTTCGCCTTCCATGGCGCGCTGGCGATTCAATTGCTGGACGAAATCGGTCTGGCCCAGGACGTTGGTGGAGTCGAAAATCTCGTAGCCGATGGAGCCGGCGGTCACGAGGCCCTTGCCCGCCACCAGCAGGCGGGTCGAGGCGACCTCGTCGCGGGGGACCATGATGGTCGAGCCGTCGCCCTTGACCGAATATTTGACGCCGGCCTGATCGAGGGCCTGGGTGACCGAGGCGGCTTCAGCCAGGTCAAGATTGGAATAGAGCAGGGCTTCGGGCTGGCGGCCCATCATCAGCACGATGGCGATGAGCGCGGCGGTGACGCCGGCGCCGACACCGATGAGCGCAGCAAGACGGCCGATGCCGAACTTCTGCAGGGCGCTCATAAACTTTTCCACGCGCGCCGACCCCCTTGGTCAGGAAAGCCGCAACCCCTGCGTCTTTCCGCTAGGCAGGATTTACCCAGTGCAGGGTAAACGAGTGGTTAATTTCCCAGTGGCGGTTCCTTAACGCGAAGCGGCCGCGCCCCTTGTGGGGACGCGGCCGCGGCGCCGTTCAGCCCTGTTAAGGGATGACTAGCGGTACTGTTGCAGCCGCGTCGTGCGCAGGCCGGCGAGGCCATGGCGTTCGATCGACTTTTGCCAACCGGCGAACTCTTCGCTGGTGAGGCGATAGCGCTCGCAGGCGTCCTCGAGCGACAGAAGACCGCCGCGGACAGCCGCAACCACTTCCGCCTTACGGCGGATCACCCAGCGCTCGGTCGCAGCCGGCGGCAGGTCCGACAGCGTCAGAGGCGCGCCGGTGGGACCGATCACGTACTTTTCGCCGCGGCTGTTGATGCGTTGCTCTTGCAGCATCGTTCCTACGCCCTTCTCAACATCACAATCGAGAACGGACCATACGGGCTGGGCGATAACAGCGACTTAATTCCGATAGTAAAAATTCCACTAATGCGCTGCACAGCTTTTATGTTCTCTACTGTGTCGAGGTGATACACTCTGATTAAACTCCGTTAAAAAGAGTAATTACCTCTTAATGTTTAGGAGTTGCTCAAGCATCTCATCGGCAGTGGTGATGATCTTCGACGCTGCGGAGTAGGCGCGTTGCGTGGTGATCAAGCCCGTGAACTCAGTGGAGAGGTCCACGGTCGACGCTTCCAGAGTGGAGGGATCGATCTCACCAGCGCCGCCGGCCCCTGGAGCCTTCAGGGTGTAGGTGCCGCTCTCCTGCGATACCTGATAGGCGTTGCCATTCATCGAGATCAGAGCGTCTGGATTCGAAAAGGTTGCGATGGCGACCTGGGCGAGGCGGCGGATGGTGCCGTTCTCGTAGATGGCGGTGACGTAGCCCTGCTTGTCGATCTGCACGTCAGCCAGAACGCCAAAGGGCGTGCCGTTGGCCGAAATGTTCTGAGCTTCGGAAAGGCTGGAGAACTGGGTCAGGCCGCCGGGGGCCGTAAACAGGTCGATCTGGATGTCCTGAGCCGAAATGCCCAGGTTGGTGCGCCAGGTGGGGGCGCCTGGGCCAGCGGTGTCGGAGGACGCGCCGATGGAAATGGTCGGCGCCGCCGGGGCGGCCGGGAAGAGGCCGTCAAGCGATCCATCGCCGACCTGGATCGTACCGTCGGGATTGAACGTTATTGTACCGGCGGCGATCTTGCCGACGTTGGCGTCCCCATCGTCGATCACTGAAGGGTCGCCATAGACTTCAACAACCCACTCGTTTGGGTTGCCGGTCCGCATGAAGCCCATCGTGATGTTGCGCTGGCTTCCCTGGGAGTCCGATACCGGGATGTTGATCTCGAAGTCGGGCTCCAAGCCGCTGGCCCCGTTGGTGGCCTTCCACTCCGCCATCTGATTGCGAAGGGTGTCGTCATAGAATTCCGTGTAGACCCCGTCGCCGTCGGGATCCTCGCCCCACGTGGCGACCTCTTGCTGATTGCTCAGGTTGGCGCTGATGGCGACGCGGGTCGTTGCTTCGGCGGTGCCGCCGGTGCCCGAGACGTTGATAGTGCTCAGCTGGCTGAGGTCCGATGGGTCGGTGACGATCTCGCCGGTCAGGTTGTCGGCGATCCATCCTTGCAAATAGAGGCCGGCGTCGTTTCGCAGGTAGCCCAAATCGTCGATCACAAAGGCGCCGGCGCGGGTGAACAGACGCTGGTCGGTAGGCAGGTTGCCCTCAGACTTGGACGTGGTGACGAAGAACCCGCTGCCGCTGATCGCCAAATCCAGGTTGGAGGAGGTCCCCATGTGGTTCCCCTCCTGGCGCACGTACTTGTGTGTGATCGCCTTTAGGCCGCCGGCCGAATAGGTCGAGGCCTTGGAGTTGGAGGTCACCAGCGACGAGAAGTTCGCGGTGGTCCGCTTGTAGCCAACGGTGTTGACGTTCGCGATGTTGTCCGAGATCGCGGCGAGGGCCGACGAATTCGCAACCAGGCCGGAAACGCCGGCGAGCATGGCGCTGTTGATGCTCATCTCAATGGTCCTTCAGGATGACTTTGGTCTTCCAGCGCTGTTTGCGGTTGCGGCTCGGCCGCGACGGCGCCGTTCTGGCGCCCGTGTTGATGAATGGGGTTAGGTGGTCGCGTCGTCGTCAGCCGGCGGCTTCGGATTGGTGACCCCGATGACGGAGCTCAGCGGGATCTTGAGCCCGTTGATGGTGAGGACAGACTGGCCGCCTTCAATGGCGACGGAGGTCGCCACGCCGGTCAGGTCAGTGGAGGTTTCTACGGCGCCGCCGGTGGCGCTCGTGGCCTTCACCCGAATGGTGTAGGCGGCGCCCTTCTTGGCGTAAGTCTTGGTGCCGTCGTCGGCCACGCTCAGCACGCCGTCCCAGGTGTAGCTGTGCGAGCCCTTCTTGTTCGCCGCAGCGCCTTCCGGCTCGATGGTCTTCACGATGTTGCCGGCCGAATTGACGATCTCGAGCTTGGTGTACTTGGCGTCGCCCGCCAGGTCGTAGCTCCAGGTCGCCTTGCCGTCGTCGCCAATCTTCTGAGTGGCGTTCTCGGCGATCACCGTCTTGCCCAGGAGGCTGGCCGACTCGTTGAGGCCGCCGTCGTTCATGCCAACCAGGGCGGTGAGCAGGTCGTTGGTCATCAGCTGCTGCTCGACGCCGACCATCTGCACGGTCTGGGTGACGAACTGCGTGGAATCGACCGGCGCCAGCGGGTCCTGGTTCTTCAACTGGGTGGTCAACAGGGCCAGGAACGTTTCCTGGCTGCTCGCAAGGGTGTTGCGGGAATTCTGCTGGCGGCCGGCGATCGTGGAGCCTGAAACGGCGTCAACCATGGTGGTTTCCTAGATCCGGACGTCGACGCCGCTGGCGCGGGAAGCGCGCCAGTCGAGGGCCGAATTGGTGATGGGGGGCTCGTCGTCGGCGTTCAGGGCCGCCTGGAAGGCGCGGCCGTTCCAGCCGGTCTGACGATCGTCGCCGAAGGTCTGCTGCTGGGCCCAGGCATTGGAGCTTCCGCCCTGGTCAGCGAGGTCGAAGGTGAGAGCTTCCTGGGCCAGGTCGAAACCGGCTTTCTCCAGGGCTTCCCTCAGCTCGCTGGAGCGCGCCCGAAGCTCGGACGCCGCCTGCGGCTTTTCAAAGGACATGGCCGCGGTGACGCGACCGTCGCGGTCGATCTCCAGCTTTACATTCACCTTGCCCAGGTCGACCGGGTCCAGGGCGATGTCGAAGCGGGTGATCTTGTTCTCCAGCTTCTTGGCGATCTGGGCCGAAAGCTGAGCCACGGTCTCGGGCGACCCGCGCACGGCGGCGGCCTCGATACGGGCGGTCTCGCTCGTGGTCGTCGAAGCGGCGGCGCTGGTCGTGCCCGTGGCGGTGTCCGCGCTGGCGGGCTCCATAGGGTCGAGCGCTTCGGCGACGGCGAGCTCGCCCTGGGACTGCGGCGCCGAGCTGGGGTCGGCGGTGATGGCGAAGGGATCCTGCTGGGCAGCAGGAGCGCCCTTCGCGGCGCCGGCGGCTTTGGCGGCCATGGGGGCGCTGTCCCGAACCGCGCCGGCGGTTTGTGTGTTCTCGGTGTCGAAGCGGCGGCTGCGCAGGCTTTCACCCGCTTGAGGGGCGGCGGGCGCACGCGGCGCAGCCGAGGCGACGGCGGCCTGCTGGGCCACGGCGGTGGGTTGGCTGGCCGTTGCGGTGGCGACATCCTCGCTCGCCGACGCCTGCGTGGCGACGGGCTGAGCGACGGGTTCCGCCGCATCGACGATGTCCGGCTGGGCGACTTGAGCCGAAGGCGTCGCCGTCTTGGCGACGGGCTTGGCGTCCTTGGCTGGCTCCAGCGCGGTTTCCGACGCCGGCGCGGCGGCTTCACGACGGCCAAGGATGGTGACGGAGGCGTCGGCCGCCTCGCCGGTAGGCGCTTCGGGCGATGACGCCGCATCGACTTGTGTCTGTGGGTGCGAAGAGGCGGCGGTCTTGTGAGCCGCCGCCTGAGCGGAGGCGGCGACGGCCTTCGCCGTTTGGTCCGTGTCGGCCGGCGTCGCTGCTTTCTGAGCAGGAGCAGGAGCAGCGGCCGCGTTGGCGTTGGCGGCCGTCGAGGGCGCCGAGACTTGAGCTGTGTCCTCGGTCGAAGCGGCGCCCTGGGGCGCGGCGGCGACGGTTTCTTCTGCTACGGCCTCGCCCACCGTTTTGGCGACGGAGGTTTCAGGAAGCTCTTCGGCGACCGGAGGGGCGCCCAAAATGGTCGGGGCCGCCGCATCCACAAGCGCGGCGTCGACTGGCGTCTGCGCCTGAACGGTGGTGGTCAGTTGCGGCGCCAGCAGCGCGCCCATCATGACCGCCGCCGCATCGGTCTGGGAGCCCAGCAGTTCGGCGCCCGCATCCTCCGCGAGGACTGGCGTCTTGCCGTCGGCCGAAGCGCCTTCGCCATCCATCCCGCCAGCTGCGGTTCCGACCTGCGCCATCAGGGCCAGCAAAAGATCGAAGCCCGCGCCGGCGGACGTCGCCTGGCCGCCGCCCTGGGGGGCTGCGGTCGCGGCGCCGGCGGCGGCTGCGGAAACGGCTTCTGTCATCGGCTTTACGGGCCTCGGTTCCTGCGGCGCGCGGTGCGCCGGTTCTTCGGGACCTGCTCAGCAAGGGCCGGGCCAAGTTCTCAGTGTGCTGTCTTGTATTTGAAATAAAAGGAGAAATTCGCTTTCCCGTTGGCGCTCGTCGCACGGGATCGGCCTTTTTTGCCGAGGGAGATCCGCGATTTCAGCCGCGGCTCGGCGAGCTCTGCCGACATGGTTAATCAACTGGCGCCGCTTTTGCGTGGAGGCGTGCGCGGTCGATGCTCGGCTGCGGATAAGATGTTGGAAAACAACAGGATGCTGAAAGAGCGCGCCCGTATCGTCCTTCCGCCCCGGCAGTTTTCGCCGTGTGCGGAGCGCTGCGCGCCCGGTCAGGAGCGCTAGGCCATGTCGCTGAATACGGTTCTGTCGGCGGCGACTTCGGGCCTGATGGCGGCCCAGACCGGCCTTCGGGTGGTTTCCGACAACGTCGCCAACATCAATACTCCTGGCTACACCCGAAAGGTCGTCACCCAGGAGAACCGCATCTCCGCGGGCATGGGGATCGGGGTCGATGTCACGGCGGTCAAGCGCGTGGCCGATCGCTTCCTGCAGGCCGCCAGCCTGAGGGCGACCGCCGACGCGGCCAGCGCCTCCGTCGCAGCCGACACTCTAGATACGGCGCAGGCGCTGTTCGGAGATCCGAGCTCGCCGACCTCGTTCTTCGCCCAACTCGACGACATCTTCTCGGCCTTTTCGGCGGCGGCGGACGATCCGTCCTCGGCCCTTCGCCGCTCCAGCGCCATCTCGGCCATGGAGGACTTCCTGGGCGAAGCCGGCCGGATCGGCGCGTCGCTGGCCAATCTGGGCAAGACCACGGACTCGCGCATCGCGGCGAACGTGGACCGGGTGAACGATCTGCTCAAGGAGATCGACAGTCTCAACCGCGACATCCAGTCGGTGAAGATGACCGGTGGTGACTCCACCGGCTCTGAGAACGTTCAGAGCAAGCTGGTCGATGAGCTGGCGAGCCTGATGAACATCAAGGTCTCGCCGCGTGACAACGGCGGCGTCGATGTACGCACCACCGAAGGCGTGGTGCTGGCCGGCTCGGTCCTGGCCAAGCTGAGCTACCACCGCTCCGACAGCGGCAATAGCTACATCACCAGCGAGACGGTGGGGGTGCCGAACTCAAGCACCCGCTTCACCCTGACCGGTGGCGAGATCCACGGCCTGCTCAGCCTGCGCAATGTCGAGCTGGGCGGCTTGAGCGACCAACTGGGCGAAATGGTTTCGCGCGCGGCCGAGCAGATCAACAATGCTTCGAACGCTTCTGCGGCGGTGCCGCCTCCAGCGACCCTGACGGGCAAGAATACGGGCTTCGGCGCTGATATCAACAGCGCCATGGCGGGCTTCACCGGGATCACAAACGTCGCGATCACGGACGCGAACGGCGTGATCCAGCGCCAGGTTCAGATCGACTTCGACAACGACACCATGACCATCGATGGCGGCGCCGTGGTCGGCTTCACCGATGCCAGCTTCGCGGCTGACCTTGACGGCGCCTTGGCGGGGTTCGGGACGGCGAGCTTCGCCGGGGGCAAGATGACCATCGCGGCGACGAACCCCGGCGACGGTGTGGCTCTCGTGGATGACGCGATCAACCCGTCGAACAAGATCGGTCGCGGCTTCAGCGCCTTCTTCGGGCTGAACGACCTGATCCGCGCGGACGGGATGGCCAGCTACGAGACGGGCCTGACGGGCACAAGCGACCATGGGTTTACGGCGGGTGAGCAACTGACCTTCCGCCTGACCGACGAAAACAACCAACTGATCCGCGACGTGACGGTCACGGTCCCCGCCGGCGGGACGATGGACGACCTTCTGACCGAAATGAACGCCCAGGGCACGGGCCTGGGCGGGCAGGGGGCCTTCACGCTGAACCAGTATGGCGAGATCGTCTTCACCCCCAAGCAGAGCGGGGTCACGCTCTCGGTAATCTCAGACGCGACGCAGCGCGGGCCTGGCGGTCCGACCATGAGCCAGTTCTTCGGCCTTGGCGCAGCGGAGCGAGGCAATCGCGGAACCCGCTATTTCGTGGATCCGGCGATCGTGAAGGACCCGGCGCGTCTGCCCTTCGCTCAACTCAACCTCGCCGCCGCGGCGGGTGAATCCTCGCTGGTGATCGGCGATGGCCGTGGCGCTTTGCTGCTGGCCAAGGCCGGCGACGCGGCGGGGCATTTCTCGGCGGCGGGGGGCATGGGCTCCACCACCGGCAGCCTCAGCGCGTTCTTCTCCGAGGTGAGCGGCTCCATCGCCCGTAAGGCCGACACCGCCGCATCGCGTCAAACGTCGGCCGAGTCCGTCAAGCTCGAAGCTGACGCCCGTCGTCAGTCCGTCGAGGGCGTGAACCTTGATGAAGAGCTGATCAGCATGACCACCTACCAGCAGGCCTACAACGCTTCCTCCCGCCTGATCCAGGCGGCCAAGGAGATGATGGACCAGCTGATCAACCTGGTGAACTAGCCATGACCCGCATCTCCACCGCCGGCAATTACAGCTCGATGCTGACCAACCTGTCCCGCGCGCAAGTCGAGCAGGCCAAGTGGGGCGACCAGATCTCCACCAAGCAGGTCGCCACCGACCTCAAGGGCTTCGCCAAGAACGCCGAGTACATCACTGCGCTCAAGAACGTGCAGAGCAAGGTCGGGTCGTTCCTGGAGCAGAACACCCTCATCACCGACAAGCTGTCGATGCAGGACGTGGCGCTCAGCCGGGCGGCCGACACGGCGCAGAACATCCGCACCTCGGTGACCGAGGCCATCGCCGCCGGCAACGCCGACACCATGATGGAGCAACTGCAGAGCTACTTCGCTGACGCCGTTTCCGCGCTGAACACCCAACATCAGGGCCAGTTCCTGTTCGCGGGCGGCAAGATCGACACTCAGCCGGTCGTCGCCTCCAGCCTGGAAGACCTGACGCCGCCGCTGCCGGCGACGCCTGCGGAACTGGCCGATCAGATCACCGCCCAGTTCACCAACGACAAGTTCACAGCCTCCATCCGCCTCAATGAGACGGCGACCATCAACCCGTCCTTCCATGCCGACACCCTGGGCGGCCCGTTGTTCACCGTGCTCCAGAACATCCAGGTCTATGTTGAGGAGAACGGCGACTTCGACGGCAACCTTACCCAGGAGCAGTCGGACTTCCTCAAGTCCCAGCTGCCGCTGCTGGACGACGCCCGCAAGGGGCTGATCGACGAGACCGCCCGCAACGGCATGCTGCAGAACCGGGTCGAGCAGGCGGCCGGCATCCTCAAGGAGCGCGAGAGCGGTATGGAGGTGAT is a window of Caulobacter sp. NIBR2454 DNA encoding:
- the flbD gene encoding sigma-54-dependent transcriptional regulator FlbD, translated to MRLLVVGRLNGQLSLAVKMAMNEGAKVSHVETTAACTQALRSGQGADLLMVDYELDIAGLIAANEAERIRVPVVACGVGADPRRAAEAIRAGAKEFIPLPPEAELIAAVLAAVSDDERPMIAADPSMREVIALCDQVAPSDASILITGESGSGKEVMARYVHTKSRRAQKPFISVNCAAIPENLLESELFGHEKGAFTGALARRIGKFEEADGGTLLLDEISEMDARLQAKLLRAIQEREIDRVGGSKPVKVDIRILATSNRDLAQAVKDGTFREDLLYRLNVVNLRLPALRERPGDILALCDHFVKKYAAANGMPERPLSAEAKRRLTGHRWPGNVRELENAMHRAVLLATGDEIGEFAIRLPDGQPMSAGAGAGDSGVARTASIAAEAVQRSFVGQTVSEVEQQLILDTLQHCLGNRTHAANILGISIRTLRNKLKEYSEAGVEVPAPQAGVGNAA
- the fliN gene encoding flagellar motor switch protein FliN, which encodes MVDEPNLTLDEFGPEETLATDMPIEYDDKIASDLAPVFDVPVSISAVLGKAHMSVAQLLKLNQGSVLELDRKVGEAIDIYVNNRLVARGEVVVVDERLGVTMTEIIKDGDSNA
- a CDS encoding flagellar assembly protein FliH, producing MTSPQPVHRKFAFDTVFDSVGAVAYSPPKPKLYTEEEVAEIRAAAFAEGERSAVARAEEAAAIALRGAADAARAALATLTQVAHDHRAGSAALALACGRKIADAALEMFPEAALAAAYDSLARELEQQPRLILRVPEELLERMTAALENAAQAAGFSGQILAKADPNLPRAAFMLDWADGRASFDPPATAARIAEALNAALAAEGLHAEPLTAAHSEG
- the fliG gene encoding flagellar motor switch protein FliG, with amino-acid sequence MAKLKAIDDIKKLAGPEKAAIVLLALGEEHTAIWEALDDEEIKEVSQAMATLGTVSASVVEELLVEFVSGMSSTGAIMGSYEQTQRLLSSFMPVEKVEALMEEIRGPAGRTMWDKLGNVNEGVLANYLKNEYPQTVAVVLSKVKSDHAARVLASLPEDFALECVTRMLRMEPVQREILDKIEQTLRTEFMSNLARTSKRDSHEMMAEIFNNFDRQTEARFIAALEERNRDSAERIRALMFVFEDLSKLDPGGVQTLLRAVDKDQLALALKGASDGLREMFFSNMSERAAKIMREDMETMGPVRLRDVDQAQVAMVQVAKDLAAKGEIMLAGQGGEDELIY
- the fliF gene encoding flagellar basal-body MS-ring/collar protein FliF — translated: MEKFMSALQKFGIGRLAALIGVGAGVTAALIAIVLMMGRQPEALLYSNLDLAEAASVTQALDQAGVKYSVKGDGSTIMVPRDEVASTRLLVAGKGLVTAGSIGYEIFDSTNVLGQTDFVQQLNRQRAMEGELARTIRALDGVSSVRVHLNLPKRQLFEEDAEKPSAAVTIGVGARGPSADMVRAVQNLVAGAVPNLQADAVTVIDQHGKTLSEGGDGGLGGKLADDRKSEVEARIAKTVKEMVEGVVGEGKVRVNVSADLNLNRVTLQEERFDPEGQVIRSESTNEQTAEERREDETVGATAAANIPGAPAANGFQALGSNSRSGDSVTNYEISKTLRTEVIEPGQLRKISVAVAVDGVTAPAGPNGEPGAYTPRSAEEMQRIQELVRAAVGYDQTRGDQMNVVNVRFARDPGEGVSAATPLAGFDKNDIMRAVELGVLALVAALIIFFVIRPMMKPKTLSPAQQLAAIAADGSTPMVTRLVTLPDGGTQMVQVPAEDDSLALPAPQSDFDQRIDIAKIEGQVKASSIKRVSEFVEKHPEESVAILRSWLHETT
- the sciP gene encoding CtrA inhibitor SciP, with the protein product MLQEQRINSRGEKYVIGPTGAPLTLSDLPPAATERWVIRRKAEVVAAVRGGLLSLEDACERYRLTSEEFAGWQKSIERHGLAGLRTTRLQQYR